One window from the genome of Chloroflexota bacterium encodes:
- a CDS encoding site-2 protease family protein — protein sequence MSLLYIVIALLVAISVHEACHAWMAYNLGDPTAKYQGRLTLNPLAHLDPLGTLMMIMTAIAGFGIGWGKPVPVNPYNLRNGPKTGMAVVSLAGPASNLATAVIFAIPLRFDLFYFLLSYTFLMYLLYYIVFVNIVIAIFNLIPIPPLDGFKVLLGLLPTRQAYLLSRYEAYGPGLLLLLILLDAYTRLGLIGHVLEPASQLLLHAVLG from the coding sequence TTATTGCTCTCTTAGTGGCTATCTCGGTCCATGAGGCCTGTCATGCCTGGATGGCGTACAACCTGGGAGATCCCACAGCTAAATATCAGGGTCGTCTGACTCTTAACCCTCTTGCTCATCTCGATCCCTTAGGAACCCTCATGATGATAATGACAGCTATCGCTGGCTTTGGTATCGGTTGGGGCAAACCGGTGCCGGTCAATCCTTATAACCTCCGTAACGGTCCAAAGACAGGGATGGCTGTAGTCTCGCTAGCCGGCCCGGCGTCTAACCTGGCCACGGCCGTCATCTTTGCCATACCTTTGCGTTTTGACCTGTTCTACTTTTTGTTGTCCTACACCTTCCTGATGTACTTGTTATATTACATCGTTTTCGTTAATATCGTTATTGCCATCTTCAACTTGATTCCTATTCCACCCTTAGATGGCTTCAAGGTACTTCTGGGACTTCTTCCCACTCGTCAGGCTTATCTTCTCTCTCGATATGAGGCGTACGGTCCCGGTCTGCTGCTGCTGTTAATCCTCCTTGATGCCTATACCAGGCTTGGCCTTATCGGACACGTGCTCGAACCGGCCTCACAGCTATTGTTGCACGCTGTGCTTGGATAA
- a CDS encoding HDIG domain-containing protein, producing MRIGHRLRQFLSAWRASIGAEDRAVLVRYLNVGERALFERMELADQRHCVDVFSHLRRQGQESQDLLRAALLHDVGKVEARFGLRIRGAIVLLEGLNARMLARIASNKRDSWRYCFYVHEHHARIGAEMARQAGCSSRVISLISQHDQPHPSDEMAVLLYQADWEN from the coding sequence ATGAGGATCGGACATCGCCTTAGGCAATTTCTCTCTGCCTGGCGAGCTAGTATTGGGGCAGAGGACAGGGCCGTTTTGGTGAGGTATCTCAATGTGGGGGAGCGGGCGCTCTTTGAACGCATGGAGCTGGCTGATCAACGACACTGCGTCGATGTCTTCTCGCATTTGCGTCGTCAGGGTCAGGAGAGTCAGGATTTATTGAGAGCTGCTCTGTTGCATGATGTCGGCAAGGTGGAGGCGCGTTTTGGCTTGCGGATCCGTGGGGCTATAGTCTTGCTTGAAGGGCTGAATGCGAGGATGCTGGCTAGAATCGCTTCAAATAAGAGGGATAGTTGGCGCTATTGTTTCTATGTGCATGAGCATCACGCCCGCATTGGTGCAGAAATGGCTAGACAAGCCGGCTGTTCGTCACGGGTTATCAGCCTTATCTCCCAGCATGATCAGCCTCATCCATCTGACGAGATGGCTGTGTTGCTTTATCAGGCTGATTGGGAGAATTGA